A stretch of Prunus dulcis chromosome 6, ALMONDv2, whole genome shotgun sequence DNA encodes these proteins:
- the LOC117632690 gene encoding uncharacterized protein LOC117632690 — translation MEVASSSKEEERSFKAAGGGGGDPRRQSRKCRTICLAVTAVVLVATVVLVILCFTVFKAREPEMTINSVVLKDLDVALNIPRLSVDVNLTLDVDLSVKNPNKAGFKYKSGSALLNYRGELVGQGRIGSGEISADHTKPMNVTLTIMADRFLEKSELFSDVMAGKLPFTTLTKVSGKVVIFGIFKFHVISTSSCDVSINVSNKTVGEQKCTRKTKL, via the coding sequence ATGGAAGTGGCGTCCTCatcaaaggaagaagaaagatcatTCAAAGCGGCGGGCGGCGGCGGCGGAGATCCTCGCCGCCAATCTCGGAAGTGCAGAACCATCTGCCTGGCGGTGACAGCTGTCGTTCTGGTCGCAACAGTCGTACTCGTGATCCTCTGCTTCACGGTGTTCAAAGCCAGGGAGCCCGAAATGACAATCAATTCCGTCGTTTTGAAAGACCTCGACGTGGCGCTCAACATTCCCCGACTCAGCGTGGACGTGAACTTGACGCTGGACGTGGATCTATCCGTGAAGAACCCGAACAAAGCGGGCTTCAAGTACAAAAGCGGCAGCGCTTTGTTGAACTACAGAGGGGAGCTGGTGGGCCAGGGCCGAATCGGGTCGGGTGAGATATCGGCGGACCATACCAAGCCCATGAACGTGACGCTGACCATTATGGCGGACCGGTTCCTGGAAAAATCGGAGCTCTTTTCGGACGTGATGGCCGGTAAGTTGCCTTTCACCACTTTGACCAAAGTATCGGGCAAAGTTgtcatttttggaattttcaagtttcacGTGATCTCTACCTCCTCCTGCGATGTCAGTATCAATGTGAGTAATAAGACAGTTGGGGAGCAGAAGTGCACAAGAAAGACAAAGTTGTGa
- the LOC117630562 gene encoding uncharacterized protein LOC117630562 gives MVRLTVICPAVTSVLMLISIILLLLSMTVYKKMTPITTVDVVALRHIDMSRNVPEISVDVNMSVMNPNGVAFKYTHSTVLLVYRGVLVGEALIEAGVISKAVTKTANLMLASNLADRLQGESELIMIQSDILAGTLPFNIQIKISGRLFSLLKIFKFHTDAVSTSSCQFDINVCSKTVREKHCPNE, from the coding sequence ATGGTCCGGCTCACAGTCATCTGTCCGGCAGTGACCTCTGTTCTTATGCTCATATCGATTATACTGCTGCTTCTATCCATGACAGTGTACAAGAAAATGACCCCCATAACAACGGTGGACGTCGTGGCCTTAAGACACATCGACATGTCACGTAATGTGCCCGAAATCAGTGTGGATGTGAACATGTCTGTGATGAACCCCAATGGTGTGGCCTTCAAGTACACCCACAGCACAGTGCTCTTGGTTTACAGGGGTGTGTTGGTGGGTGAGGCTCTTATAGAAGCAGGAGTGATATCGAAGGCTGTCACCAAAACCGCGAACTTAATGCTCGCTAGTAATTTAGCTGATCGTTTGCAGGGAGAATCGGAGCTAATTATGATTCAGTCGGACATTTTGGCTGGTACATTGCCCTTCAacattcaaatcaaaatctcTGGCAGattgttttctcttctcaAAATCTTCAAGTTTCATACGGACGCGGTCTCTACCAGCTCATGCCAATTTGATATCAATGTTTGTAGCAAGACTGTTCGAGAGAAGCATTGCCCAAATGAATAA
- the LOC117630565 gene encoding uncharacterized protein LOC117630565, whose translation MEEKREEGIMKKLGKPVPIAAAVVGVLVITAFIITVILSVTVYRGKDPITMVDGVVLRDLHISHKVPKLTVDLNLSVKNPNKEAFRPTKGTALLVYRGAPMGEAVIDTGEIAAGTTKSMTVTLSIMPERLQGNPEIYMEVKAGMVPFNTYTKISGKVKVFNMVKVNVISTGLCGFAVDVKSKTVGEPKCS comes from the coding sequence ATGGAGGAAAAGAGGGAGGAAGGGATCATGAAGAAACTAGGAAAGCCTGTACCCATAGCCGCTGCGGTGGTTGGGGTTCTTGTGATCACAGCATTCATAATAACGGTGATCCTATCGGTTACAGTTTACAGAGGAAAGGACCCCATAACCATGGTGGATGGGGTGGTCTTAAGGGACCTGCACATTTCTCACAAAGTGCCTAAACTCACCGTAGATTTAAATCTCTCTGTGAAGAACCCCAACAAGGAGGCCTTCAGGCCCACCAAAGGCACTGCACTCTTGGTCTATAGGGGTGCGCCGATGGGCGAGGCAGTTATAGACACAGGAGAGATAGCCGCCGGCACCACTAAATCCATGACTGTCACGCTCTCCATTATGCCTGAGCGTTTGCAGGGGAATCCCGAGATTTATATGGAGGTGAAGGCGGGTATGGTGCCCTTCAACACTTACACCAAAATCTCCGGCAAAGTGAAGGTGTTCAACATGGTTAAGGTCAATGTGATCTCCACCGGCTTATGCGGTTTTGCTGTTGATGTCAAGAGCAAGACTGTTGGGGAGCCCAAGTGTTCATAG
- the LOC117633159 gene encoding mediator of RNA polymerase II transcription subunit 33A-like isoform X2, producing the protein MGSMGMVMGSELERRVVELVTAKQKESPVVWAMEVGNWVEAVPSIELGEVLVSQLCFQHNRPSLWKFLDHALSSGLLCPLHVLSILSSRVVPHRRAQPEAYRLYLELLRRYAFSFGPLAGDAYKEKITESIDAALQLSQTFKVHVVKLGHALVLFFFSVIISLIDSTLDDWGFKMTSRKRPRSAFGGSDNDMEIDSMESQNLKIKEHHERIRKRNSLLAIEVLAKLTESRKSLVLLRLVHLNMPERFNGLLQRLRFLKGRQLASSDLNSALQLLARLSANIHSVLGFKYQLNKHRLFGVLLDIGSRKPVFHCNSGFGHSTCWVRFDIYMENAMDGKQLSIKSFIDILAEGILTLQVFNQASWQETFLELWLSALRLVQRERDPLEGPIPHLEARLCVLLSIVPLAIANVLEDKIKVNSSSIEGDTVSGNMESGYGDEMDGKANTSRKQGLISSLQVLGNFSGLLCPPSSVVNSSNIAATKAARFILNSKNEKDASGGGSDVDTSIKSGGDMRHLIVEACIARNLIDTSAYFWPGYVSASTISLSDTSPVQKSLWSTFMEGAPLRDSLIKSLIRTPVSSLAEVEKLYHIALTGSEEEKSAAAKILCGASLKSGWNIQEHVVHFVVKLLSPPVPPNYSGSRSHLIDYMSMLSALLFGTSSVDTVHILSLHGMVPEVAASLITLCEVFGSLKPASSNKSSIGDESSLYMVFSLAFLFLLRLWKFYRPPLEQYITERGGAVGGVLTLEYLLLLRNGHTAPARNETNSSRDQLESASREPMYIDSYPKLQAWYCQNKSCIASTLSGLSSGNPVHEVANKILSMIYWKITRTGDPSSNSSGPSSSSISGSPADTGEDVCQRPMLPAWEILEAIPFVLEAILTACAHGRLSSRDLTTGISTVMLPLPLAALVSLTITFKLEKSLEYIHAVAGLALENCASGCPWPSMPIVGCLWAQKVRRWHHFIVVSCSRSVFRQNKDAVAQLLRSCFSSFLGSLHASTSSLSSQSSVNGLLGFTIADIGACPSVAPGFLYLRSCRTIHVVQHVNDVIVGLVAEYAAKLAERCASTDSPHLMSSQASLSLAIAKAKEVASLGASLLCVAGGVQLVQELYRETIPTWLLSSKEEKLGEVNAVSCVMEGYAMAYLVILSGSIEWGIGDNLPSRTLSRRARIVGSHMDFLAGVLEGNISLGCDPATWKAYVSCLVGLMVNFAPAWIREVKVETLRKLASGLRGWHECELALSLLERGGPSAIGSAAELVYVLDGV; encoded by the exons ATGGGGTCCATGGGAATGGTAATGGGGAGTGAACTGGAGCGGCGGGTGGTGGAGCTGGTGACGGCGAAGCAGAAGGAGAGCCCAGTGGTTTGGGCCATGGAAGTGGGCAACTGGGTTGAGGCAGTTCCAAGCATTGAGTTGGGGGAGGTGTTGGTTTCCCAACTCTGTTTCCAACACAACCGGCCTTCCCTTTGGAAGTTTCTAGACCATGCTCTCTCCTCAGGCCTCCTCTGCCCTCTCCATGTCCTCTCCATTTTGTCTTCCAG GGTGGTTCCTCATAGACGGGCTCAGCCAGAAGCTTATAGACTCTATCTTGAACTCCTAAGGAGATATGCGTTTTCATTTGGTCCACTTGCTGGTGATGCTTACAAAGAAAA GATAACAGAATCGATTGATGCTGCCCTTCAACTTTCTCAGACATTTAAGGTTCATGTTGTCAAGCTTGGACATGCATTGGTCCTGTTCTTTTTCAGTGTAATTATTAGCTTGATTGATAGCACATTGGATGATTGGGGATTCAAGATGACATCTCGAAAGAGACCGAGATCAGCTTTTGGAGGTTCAGACAATGATATGGAAATTGATTCCATGGAAAgtcaaaatctcaaaattaaaGAACATCATGAACGGATAAGGAAAAGGAATTCTCTTTTGGCCATAGAGGTGCTGGCGAAACTAACAGAAAGCAGAAAATCTTTGGTTCTCCTTCGACTTGTTCACTTGAACAT GCCTGAAAGATTCAATGGCCTCCTGCAGAGGCTACGGTTTCTCAAAGGCCGTCAATTGGCATCCTCAGATTTGAATTCTGCGTTGCAACTATTGGCAAGATTGTCTGCCAACATCCATAGTGTCTTGGGTTTTAAATACCAGTTAAATAAGCACCGGCTCTTTGGTGTGCTTCTTGATATTGGTTCTCGGAAGCCAGTGTTTCACTGCAATTCTGGATTTGGTCACTCCACTTGTTGGGTCCGTTTTGATATATACATGGAGAATGCAATGGATGGCAAGCAACTTTCTATTAAATCATTTATTGATATACTTGCAG AAGGAATTTTGACGCTCCAAGTATTTAACCAGGCAAGCTGGCAAGAAACCTTCCTAGAACTCTGGCTCTCAGCCCTTCGACTTGTGCAACGA GAACGTGATCCTCTTGAAGGCCCTATACCACATCTTGAGGCCCGTCTTTGTGTCCTTTTGTCTATTGTCCCCTTGGCCATTGCTAATGTTTTGGAGGATAAGATCAAAGTGAATTCCTCTTCTATTGAGGGAGATACAGTGTCTGggaatatggagagtggataTGGAGATGAAATGGATGGCAAAGCTAATACTTCAAGGAAGCAGGGACTGATTTCTTCTCTACAGGTCCTTGGAAACTTCTCTGGCCTTTTATGCCCTCCTTCATCAGTAGTTAATTCATCTAATATTGCCGCAACAAAAGCAGCTCGCTTTATACTTAATTCCAAGAATGAAAAGGATGCATCAGGTGGAGGCAGTGATGTTGATACCAGTATAAAATCAG GCGGTGACATGAGGCACCTTATTGTGGAAGCTTGCATTGCAAGAAACTTAATCGACACATCAGCATATTTTTGGCCCGGTTATGTGTCTGCATCCACAATCTCACTGTCAGATACATCACCAGTTCAAAAATCTCTTTGGTCAACTTTCATGGAAGGGGCACCATTGAGGGATTCCCTAATAAAATCCCTTATCAGGACCCCAGTTTCAAG TTTAGCAGAGGTAGAGAAGTTATATCATATTGCATTGACTGGGTCCGAGGAGGAGAAGTCTGCCGCCGCAAAGATCCTATGCGGTGCATCTCTCAAAAGTGGATGGAACATTCAG GAACATGTGGTGCACTTTGTGGTCAAGCTTCTTTCTCCTCCTGTACCTCCCAATTATAGTGGATCAAGAAGTCACTTAATTGATTATATGTCAATGTTGAGTGCTCTCCTTTTCGGAACTTCCTCCGTTGATACAGTTCATATACTTTCTTTGCATGGTATG GTCCCTGAAGTTGCAGCTTCTTTAATTACGCTTTGTGAGGTCTTTGGATCACTTAAGCCTGCATCAAGTAACAAATCAAGCATTGGTGATGAGTCCTCTCTTTACATGGTTTTTTCTTtagcatttctttttcttcttcgtctATGGAAATTCTATAGACCACCTCTTGAGCAATACATTACGGAGAGAGGAGGAGCAGTTGGAGGAGTGCTGACTTTGGAGTATCTTTTGTTATTGCGCAATGGCCACACTGCACCTGCTCGGAATGAAACAAACAGCAGCAGGGATCAGCTTGAATCAGCATCTCGAGAACCTATGTACATTGATTCTTATCCGAAATTACAAGCCTGGTATTGTCAAAACAAGTCTTGTATAGCTTCAACACTTTCTGGTCTCTCTAGTGGAAATCCCGTTCATGAAGTtgctaataaaatattaagtATGATTTACTGGAAAATAACTAGAACTGGGGACCCATCAAGTAACTCTTCTGGACCATCAAGCAGCAGCATTAGTGGCTCTCCTGCAGATACTGGAGAGGACGTGTGTCAGAGACCAATGCTTCCTGCTTGGGAGATACTGGAAGCCATTCCTTTTGTTCTTGAGGCTATTTTAACTGCCTGTGCCCATGGTAGGCTTTCATCCCGGGACCTGACAACAG GGATTTCAACTGTAATGCTTCCACTTCCACTGGCTGCTCTTGTGAGTTTAACCATTACTTTTAAACTCGAGAAGAGCCTCGAATACATACATGCTGTTGCTGGGCTGGCCTTGGAGAACTGTGCATCAGGTTGTCCTTGGCCTAGCATGCCTATTGTAGGCTGTTTGTGGGCTCAAAAGGTCCGCCGCTGGCATCACTTCATTGTTGTATCATGTTCTCGCTCTGTATTTAGACAGAACAAAGATGCTGTTGCGCAGCTTCTGAGAAGTTGCTTCTCCTCATTCCTTGGATCGCTCCATGCTTCAACCTCTTCATTGTCCAGTCAAAGCAGTGTGAATGGTCTGTTGGGCTTCACCATTGCAGACATCGGCGCTTGTCCTTCCGTAGCACCTGGATTTCTATACCTACGTTCTTGTCGGACAATACACGTTGTGCAGCACGTGAACGATGTGATTGTAGGACTTGTAGCAGAGTATGCTGCGAAACTAGCTGAGAGATGTGCAAGCACAGATTCCCCTCACTTGATGTCTAGCCAAGCATCACTGTCCCTAGCCATTGCAAAGGCGAAGGAGGTAGCCTCACTTGGTGCAAGCCTCTTGTGCGTGGCAGGCGGAGTTCAGCTGGTTCAAGAACTGTACAGGGAAACAATCCCAACCTGGTTACTCTCATCAAAGGAAGAGAAGCTCGGGGAGGTGAACGCTGTGTCTTGCGTAATGGAGGGGTATGCAATGGCATATCTGGTGATCCTGTCAGGTTCCATTGAATGGGGCATTGGAGACAACTTGCCTTCACGGACACTCTCAAGAAGGGCCAGGATTGTTGGGAGCCACATGGATTTTCTGGCAGGGGTGTTGGAGGGAAACATATCACTTGGCTGTGATCCTGCAACTTGGAAAGCTTATGTTTCTTGTTTGGTGGGCTTAATGGTGAACTTTGCTCCGGCGTGGATTCGGGAAGTGAAGGTGGAGACGTTGAGGAAATTAGCCAGTGGATTGAGAGGGTGGCATGAATGTGAGCTGGCCCTTTCTCTTCTTGAAAGAGGTGGGCCTTCAGCCATAGGCTCTGCCGCCGAATTAGTTTATGTGTTGGATGGAGTTTGA
- the LOC117629942 gene encoding uncharacterized protein LOC117629942 → MTENSDHLTKPNKRKRSCLIAIGVVLFLILLLFIIALILALTVFKTKQPRTQILSASVDGVAPRISFPAVQIELNITLDLMILVENRNHASFKHGTGKTFLLYQGNQVGDADLYPGFIPARGNSTLPCRLTLQADRLANNMSNLISDVLGGEFVLETRTRIPGRVTLLGFIKKHAVAVSECQLTIGFPDMTVKRQVCKSKAKL, encoded by the coding sequence ATGACAGAAAACAGCGACCACCTCACCAAACCCAACAAGAGAAAGCGCTCCTGTCTCATTGCAATTGGGGTTGTCCTCTTCTTAATCCTGCTGCTCTTCATCATTGCCTTGATCTTGGCCTTAACTGTGTTCAAGACCAAACAGCCAAGAACCCAGATCCTGTCTGCATCTGTCGACGGCGTGGCTCCTCGTATCTCATTCCCCGCCGTTCAGATTGAGCTCAACATCACTCTCGACCTCATGATCCTTGTGGAGAACAGAAACCACGCCAGCTTCAAGCATGGCACTGGCAAGACTTTTCTTCTGTACCAAGGCAACCAGGTAGGTGATGCTGACTTGTACCCGGGTTTTATCCCGGCGAGGGGCAACTCCACGCTGCCGTGCCGCCTTACGCTGCAGGCGGACCGGCTGGCGAACAACATGAGCAACTTGATCAGTGATGTGCTTGGTGGTGAGTTTGTGCTGGAAACACGTACGAGGATCCCGGGCAGGGTTACCTTGCTGGGGTTCATCAAGAAGCATGCTGTGGCTGTATCCGAGTGCCAATTGACCATTGGTTTTCCTGACATGACGGTGAAGAGGCAAGTTTGTAAAAGCAAGGCCAAGTTGTGA
- the LOC117630564 gene encoding uncharacterized protein LOC117630564, which produces MAMAAGLVISVALIMGILSLTVYRGKDPITMLNGVVLRDLQISQDVPKLTVDLNLSVRNPNKYAFRPTKNTAFLLYRGVMVGEAVIEVGEIAPGATKSMTVTLTILAERMQGNPAIHMDVAGGMVPFNTYTKISGKVKVFRVVGVTVISTGLCGFDIDVKSKTIGDPKCA; this is translated from the coding sequence ATGGCGATGGCCGCGGGTCTTGTGATTTCAGTAGCACTTATAATGGGGATTCTATCGTTGACAGTGTACAGAGGAAAGGACCCCATAACCATGCTGAATGGGGTGGTCTTAAGGGACCTTCAAATTTCTCAGGATGTGCCTAAACTCACTGTGGATTTGAATCTCTCTGTGAGGAACCCCAACAAGTATGCCTTCAGGCCCACAAAAAACACTGCATTCTTGCTCTATAGAGGTGTTATGGTCGGGGAGGCGGTCATAGAAGTCGGGGAGATAGCCCCCGGCGCCACTAAATCCATGACCGTCACGCTCACCATTTTGGCTGAGCGTATGCAAGGGAACCCCGCCATTCATATGGACGTGGCAGGGGGTATGGTGCCCTTCAACACTTACACCAAAATCTCCGGCAAAGTGAAGGTTTTCCGCGTGGTTGGTGTCACTGTGATCTCCACCGGCTTATGTGGTTTCGATATCGATGTCAAGAGCAAGACTATTGGGGACCCCAAGTGCGCATAG
- the LOC117633159 gene encoding mediator of RNA polymerase II transcription subunit 33A-like isoform X1, with the protein MGSMGMVMGSELERRVVELVTAKQKESPVVWAMEVGNWVEAVPSIELGEVLVSQLCFQHNRPSLWKFLDHALSSGLLCPLHVLSILSSRVVPHRRAQPEAYRLYLELLRRYAFSFGPLAGDAYKEKITESIDAALQLSQTFKVHVVKLGHALVLFFFSVIISLIDSTLDDWGFKMTSRKRPRSAFGGSDNDMEIDSMESQNLKIKEHHERIRKRNSLLAIEVLAKLTESRKSLVLLRLVHLNMPERFNGLLQRLRFLKGRQLASSDLNSALQLLARLSANIHSVLGFKYQLNKHRLFGVLLDIGSRKPVFHCNSGFGHSTCWVRFDIYMENAMDGKQLSIKSFIDILAEGILTLQVFNQASWQETFLELWLSALRLVQRERDPLEGPIPHLEARLCVLLSIVPLAIANVLEDKIKVNSSSIEGDTVSGNMESGYGDEMDGKANTSRKQGLISSLQVLGNFSGLLCPPSSVVNSSNIAATKAARFILNSKNEKDASGGGSDVDTSIKSGGDMRHLIVEACIARNLIDTSAYFWPGYVSASTISLSDTSPVQKSLWSTFMEGAPLRDSLIKSLIRTPVSSLAEVEKLYHIALTGSEEEKSAAAKILCGASLKSGWNIQEHVVHFVVKLLSPPVPPNYSGSRSHLIDYMSMLSALLFGTSSVDTVHILSLHGMVPEVAASLITLCEVFGSLKPASSNKSSIGDESSLYMVFSLAFLFLLRLWKFYRPPLEQYITERGGAVGGVLTLEYLLLLRNGHTAPARNETNSSRDQLESASREPMYIDSYPKLQAWYCQNKSCIASTLSGLSSGNPVHEVANKILSMIYWKITRTGDPSSNSSGPSSSSISGSPADTGEDVCQRPMLPAWEILEAIPFVLEAILTACAHGRLSSRDLTTGLRDLVEFLPASLAAIISYFSAEVTRGIWKQVAMNGIDWPSPAAILQSVESEIKEILNAVGVNVPSCGISTVMLPLPLAALVSLTITFKLEKSLEYIHAVAGLALENCASGCPWPSMPIVGCLWAQKVRRWHHFIVVSCSRSVFRQNKDAVAQLLRSCFSSFLGSLHASTSSLSSQSSVNGLLGFTIADIGACPSVAPGFLYLRSCRTIHVVQHVNDVIVGLVAEYAAKLAERCASTDSPHLMSSQASLSLAIAKAKEVASLGASLLCVAGGVQLVQELYRETIPTWLLSSKEEKLGEVNAVSCVMEGYAMAYLVILSGSIEWGIGDNLPSRTLSRRARIVGSHMDFLAGVLEGNISLGCDPATWKAYVSCLVGLMVNFAPAWIREVKVETLRKLASGLRGWHECELALSLLERGGPSAIGSAAELVYVLDGV; encoded by the exons ATGGGGTCCATGGGAATGGTAATGGGGAGTGAACTGGAGCGGCGGGTGGTGGAGCTGGTGACGGCGAAGCAGAAGGAGAGCCCAGTGGTTTGGGCCATGGAAGTGGGCAACTGGGTTGAGGCAGTTCCAAGCATTGAGTTGGGGGAGGTGTTGGTTTCCCAACTCTGTTTCCAACACAACCGGCCTTCCCTTTGGAAGTTTCTAGACCATGCTCTCTCCTCAGGCCTCCTCTGCCCTCTCCATGTCCTCTCCATTTTGTCTTCCAG GGTGGTTCCTCATAGACGGGCTCAGCCAGAAGCTTATAGACTCTATCTTGAACTCCTAAGGAGATATGCGTTTTCATTTGGTCCACTTGCTGGTGATGCTTACAAAGAAAA GATAACAGAATCGATTGATGCTGCCCTTCAACTTTCTCAGACATTTAAGGTTCATGTTGTCAAGCTTGGACATGCATTGGTCCTGTTCTTTTTCAGTGTAATTATTAGCTTGATTGATAGCACATTGGATGATTGGGGATTCAAGATGACATCTCGAAAGAGACCGAGATCAGCTTTTGGAGGTTCAGACAATGATATGGAAATTGATTCCATGGAAAgtcaaaatctcaaaattaaaGAACATCATGAACGGATAAGGAAAAGGAATTCTCTTTTGGCCATAGAGGTGCTGGCGAAACTAACAGAAAGCAGAAAATCTTTGGTTCTCCTTCGACTTGTTCACTTGAACAT GCCTGAAAGATTCAATGGCCTCCTGCAGAGGCTACGGTTTCTCAAAGGCCGTCAATTGGCATCCTCAGATTTGAATTCTGCGTTGCAACTATTGGCAAGATTGTCTGCCAACATCCATAGTGTCTTGGGTTTTAAATACCAGTTAAATAAGCACCGGCTCTTTGGTGTGCTTCTTGATATTGGTTCTCGGAAGCCAGTGTTTCACTGCAATTCTGGATTTGGTCACTCCACTTGTTGGGTCCGTTTTGATATATACATGGAGAATGCAATGGATGGCAAGCAACTTTCTATTAAATCATTTATTGATATACTTGCAG AAGGAATTTTGACGCTCCAAGTATTTAACCAGGCAAGCTGGCAAGAAACCTTCCTAGAACTCTGGCTCTCAGCCCTTCGACTTGTGCAACGA GAACGTGATCCTCTTGAAGGCCCTATACCACATCTTGAGGCCCGTCTTTGTGTCCTTTTGTCTATTGTCCCCTTGGCCATTGCTAATGTTTTGGAGGATAAGATCAAAGTGAATTCCTCTTCTATTGAGGGAGATACAGTGTCTGggaatatggagagtggataTGGAGATGAAATGGATGGCAAAGCTAATACTTCAAGGAAGCAGGGACTGATTTCTTCTCTACAGGTCCTTGGAAACTTCTCTGGCCTTTTATGCCCTCCTTCATCAGTAGTTAATTCATCTAATATTGCCGCAACAAAAGCAGCTCGCTTTATACTTAATTCCAAGAATGAAAAGGATGCATCAGGTGGAGGCAGTGATGTTGATACCAGTATAAAATCAG GCGGTGACATGAGGCACCTTATTGTGGAAGCTTGCATTGCAAGAAACTTAATCGACACATCAGCATATTTTTGGCCCGGTTATGTGTCTGCATCCACAATCTCACTGTCAGATACATCACCAGTTCAAAAATCTCTTTGGTCAACTTTCATGGAAGGGGCACCATTGAGGGATTCCCTAATAAAATCCCTTATCAGGACCCCAGTTTCAAG TTTAGCAGAGGTAGAGAAGTTATATCATATTGCATTGACTGGGTCCGAGGAGGAGAAGTCTGCCGCCGCAAAGATCCTATGCGGTGCATCTCTCAAAAGTGGATGGAACATTCAG GAACATGTGGTGCACTTTGTGGTCAAGCTTCTTTCTCCTCCTGTACCTCCCAATTATAGTGGATCAAGAAGTCACTTAATTGATTATATGTCAATGTTGAGTGCTCTCCTTTTCGGAACTTCCTCCGTTGATACAGTTCATATACTTTCTTTGCATGGTATG GTCCCTGAAGTTGCAGCTTCTTTAATTACGCTTTGTGAGGTCTTTGGATCACTTAAGCCTGCATCAAGTAACAAATCAAGCATTGGTGATGAGTCCTCTCTTTACATGGTTTTTTCTTtagcatttctttttcttcttcgtctATGGAAATTCTATAGACCACCTCTTGAGCAATACATTACGGAGAGAGGAGGAGCAGTTGGAGGAGTGCTGACTTTGGAGTATCTTTTGTTATTGCGCAATGGCCACACTGCACCTGCTCGGAATGAAACAAACAGCAGCAGGGATCAGCTTGAATCAGCATCTCGAGAACCTATGTACATTGATTCTTATCCGAAATTACAAGCCTGGTATTGTCAAAACAAGTCTTGTATAGCTTCAACACTTTCTGGTCTCTCTAGTGGAAATCCCGTTCATGAAGTtgctaataaaatattaagtATGATTTACTGGAAAATAACTAGAACTGGGGACCCATCAAGTAACTCTTCTGGACCATCAAGCAGCAGCATTAGTGGCTCTCCTGCAGATACTGGAGAGGACGTGTGTCAGAGACCAATGCTTCCTGCTTGGGAGATACTGGAAGCCATTCCTTTTGTTCTTGAGGCTATTTTAACTGCCTGTGCCCATGGTAGGCTTTCATCCCGGGACCTGACAACAG GGCTGAGAGACCTTGTTGAGTTTCTTCCTGCTTCCCTTGCTGCCATTATTAGTTACTTCTCTGCAGAAGTTACCCGTGGTATTTGGAAACAAGTGGCTATGAATGGAATAGATTGGCCTAGTCCAGCAGCGATTCTTCAATCAGTTGAAtctgaaataaaagaaatactCAATGCTGTTGGTGTCAATGTTCCAAGCTGTG GGATTTCAACTGTAATGCTTCCACTTCCACTGGCTGCTCTTGTGAGTTTAACCATTACTTTTAAACTCGAGAAGAGCCTCGAATACATACATGCTGTTGCTGGGCTGGCCTTGGAGAACTGTGCATCAGGTTGTCCTTGGCCTAGCATGCCTATTGTAGGCTGTTTGTGGGCTCAAAAGGTCCGCCGCTGGCATCACTTCATTGTTGTATCATGTTCTCGCTCTGTATTTAGACAGAACAAAGATGCTGTTGCGCAGCTTCTGAGAAGTTGCTTCTCCTCATTCCTTGGATCGCTCCATGCTTCAACCTCTTCATTGTCCAGTCAAAGCAGTGTGAATGGTCTGTTGGGCTTCACCATTGCAGACATCGGCGCTTGTCCTTCCGTAGCACCTGGATTTCTATACCTACGTTCTTGTCGGACAATACACGTTGTGCAGCACGTGAACGATGTGATTGTAGGACTTGTAGCAGAGTATGCTGCGAAACTAGCTGAGAGATGTGCAAGCACAGATTCCCCTCACTTGATGTCTAGCCAAGCATCACTGTCCCTAGCCATTGCAAAGGCGAAGGAGGTAGCCTCACTTGGTGCAAGCCTCTTGTGCGTGGCAGGCGGAGTTCAGCTGGTTCAAGAACTGTACAGGGAAACAATCCCAACCTGGTTACTCTCATCAAAGGAAGAGAAGCTCGGGGAGGTGAACGCTGTGTCTTGCGTAATGGAGGGGTATGCAATGGCATATCTGGTGATCCTGTCAGGTTCCATTGAATGGGGCATTGGAGACAACTTGCCTTCACGGACACTCTCAAGAAGGGCCAGGATTGTTGGGAGCCACATGGATTTTCTGGCAGGGGTGTTGGAGGGAAACATATCACTTGGCTGTGATCCTGCAACTTGGAAAGCTTATGTTTCTTGTTTGGTGGGCTTAATGGTGAACTTTGCTCCGGCGTGGATTCGGGAAGTGAAGGTGGAGACGTTGAGGAAATTAGCCAGTGGATTGAGAGGGTGGCATGAATGTGAGCTGGCCCTTTCTCTTCTTGAAAGAGGTGGGCCTTCAGCCATAGGCTCTGCCGCCGAATTAGTTTATGTGTTGGATGGAGTTTGA